The proteins below are encoded in one region of Arthrobacter sp. CJ23:
- the rpsA gene encoding 30S ribosomal protein S1, giving the protein MTITSTEKPGTPVVAINDIGTAEDFLAAVDATIKYFNDGDLVEGTVVKVDRDEVLLDIGYKTEGVIPSRELSIKHDVDPGDVVAVGDLVEALVLTKEDKEGRLILSKKRAQYERAWGDIEKVKEEDGVVTGTVIEVVKGGLILDIGLRGFLPASLVEMRRVRDLAPYIGQQIEAKIIELDKNRNNVVLSRRAWLEQTQSEVRSTFLNKLEKGQVRPGVVSSIVNFGAFVDLGGVDGLVHVSELSWKHIDHPSEVVEVGQEVTVEVLEVDLDRERVSLSLKATQEDPWQTFARTHALGQVVPGKVTKLVPFGAFVRVEDGIEGLVHISELAVRHVELAEQVVSVGDELFVKVIDIDLERRRISLSLKQANEGVDADSTEFDPALYGMAAEYDEEGNYKYPEGFDPESNEWLEGYETQRAAWEQQYADAQTRWEAHKKQVAQHAADDAAAATSGESDSGTTSYSSEPAASEATSGGTLASDEALAALREKLTGN; this is encoded by the coding sequence ATGACCATCACCTCCACCGAGAAGCCCGGTACCCCCGTAGTCGCCATTAACGACATCGGTACCGCTGAGGACTTCCTCGCAGCTGTCGACGCCACCATCAAGTACTTCAACGACGGAGACCTCGTCGAAGGTACCGTCGTCAAGGTCGACCGCGACGAAGTTCTGCTCGACATCGGTTACAAGACCGAAGGTGTCATCCCTTCCCGCGAGCTTTCCATCAAGCACGACGTAGACCCCGGTGACGTTGTCGCTGTTGGCGATCTCGTCGAAGCCCTGGTTCTCACCAAGGAAGACAAAGAAGGCCGCCTGATCCTGTCCAAGAAGCGTGCTCAGTACGAGCGTGCCTGGGGCGACATCGAGAAGGTCAAGGAAGAAGACGGCGTCGTTACCGGTACCGTCATCGAGGTTGTCAAGGGTGGTCTTATCCTCGACATCGGTCTGCGCGGCTTCCTGCCCGCGTCCCTCGTCGAGATGCGCCGCGTCCGCGACCTGGCTCCGTACATCGGTCAGCAGATCGAAGCCAAGATCATCGAGCTGGACAAGAACCGCAACAACGTTGTTCTGTCCCGCCGTGCATGGCTCGAGCAGACCCAGTCCGAGGTCCGCTCCACGTTCCTCAACAAGCTGGAAAAGGGCCAGGTCCGTCCCGGCGTTGTTTCCTCCATCGTCAACTTCGGTGCATTCGTGGACCTGGGCGGCGTAGACGGCCTCGTTCACGTTTCCGAGCTGTCCTGGAAGCACATCGACCACCCGTCCGAGGTTGTCGAAGTTGGCCAGGAAGTCACCGTCGAGGTTCTCGAGGTCGACCTGGACCGCGAGCGCGTTTCCCTGTCGCTCAAGGCCACGCAGGAAGACCCGTGGCAGACCTTCGCCCGCACCCACGCCCTCGGCCAGGTTGTTCCGGGTAAGGTCACCAAGCTGGTTCCGTTCGGTGCGTTCGTTCGCGTCGAAGACGGCATCGAAGGCCTCGTGCACATCTCCGAGCTGGCTGTCCGCCACGTGGAGCTGGCCGAGCAGGTTGTCTCCGTTGGCGACGAACTGTTCGTCAAGGTCATCGACATCGACCTCGAGCGCCGCCGCATCTCCCTCTCCCTCAAGCAGGCCAACGAGGGCGTTGACGCCGACAGCACCGAGTTCGACCCGGCTCTGTACGGCATGGCCGCTGAGTACGACGAAGAGGGCAACTACAAGTACCCCGAGGGCTTCGACCCCGAGTCGAACGAATGGCTCGAGGGTTACGAGACCCAGCGCGCAGCTTGGGAGCAGCAGTACGCTGACGCCCAGACCCGCTGGGAAGCCCACAAGAAGCAGGTTGCCCAGCACGCTGCCGACGACGCTGCTGCTGCAACGTCCGGTGAGAGCGACTCCGGCACCACCAGCTACTCCTCTGAGCCGGCTGCTTCGGAGGCTACCTCCGGTGGCACCCTGGCATCCGACGAGGCCCTCGCCGCTCTGCGCGAGAAGCTGACCGGCAACTAA
- a CDS encoding GNAT family N-acetyltransferase, which yields MADPNVRNSEKYIVQRFLAVDDQENPAYDRCSTWVQAVAHGFHQERRNAEYLAKTLTAYRIDNRELTGVYVNGGVPEHSLGAEVPVATYATMRKALNIGFGRQLESNLVTAVTVRGTHRRNGILRGMITADLAGAKDDGLAMAALTASEGSIYGRFGFGVATFERSIKVDTGPRFRLKGLASGTVEVADPAALLELAPTIFERVQHVSPGSMERQEYYRLLASGSIGHDGKPDAGVRSALHYDASGIADGYVSYRFKGWDTKPYTMEIVDLVAATNAAYLDLWRFLGSIDLIDQVTWAEAPVDDPLTWALEDPRCIDSSDVRDMLWLRILDAPAALSARHYPIARRLVLGVRDSLGLAGGTWVLESDDDGAAAVVEAAPGATPDLDMDVTDLGSIYLGAVSPVTLAAAGRIHEHRPGAAFEAQQMFAVERSAHCLTHF from the coding sequence GTGGCTGATCCCAATGTAAGAAACTCCGAGAAATATATTGTCCAGCGCTTCCTTGCCGTAGACGACCAGGAGAACCCTGCCTACGACCGTTGCTCCACGTGGGTCCAGGCTGTTGCCCACGGCTTCCACCAAGAACGCCGCAACGCCGAATACCTTGCCAAGACCCTGACCGCCTACCGGATCGACAATCGCGAGCTGACCGGCGTGTACGTCAACGGAGGCGTGCCGGAACACTCCCTGGGGGCTGAAGTCCCCGTGGCGACCTATGCCACCATGCGCAAAGCCTTGAACATTGGCTTCGGGCGGCAGCTGGAATCCAACCTGGTGACTGCGGTGACAGTCCGTGGCACGCATCGCCGCAACGGAATCCTGCGTGGCATGATCACGGCAGATCTCGCCGGCGCCAAGGACGATGGCCTCGCCATGGCGGCACTTACGGCATCGGAGGGTTCCATCTATGGCCGCTTCGGTTTTGGAGTGGCCACGTTTGAGCGCAGCATAAAAGTGGATACCGGTCCACGGTTCCGACTTAAGGGACTGGCGAGCGGCACGGTCGAAGTCGCCGACCCGGCGGCGCTGCTTGAGCTGGCTCCGACGATCTTCGAACGCGTGCAGCACGTCAGCCCCGGATCCATGGAGCGGCAGGAGTACTACCGGCTGCTGGCATCAGGCTCGATAGGCCACGACGGCAAGCCGGACGCCGGTGTCCGCAGCGCACTGCACTACGACGCCTCCGGCATTGCGGATGGCTACGTCTCGTACCGCTTCAAGGGGTGGGATACAAAGCCCTACACCATGGAAATCGTGGACCTGGTGGCAGCGACGAATGCGGCCTACTTGGACCTCTGGCGGTTCCTGGGCAGCATCGACCTCATTGATCAGGTCACCTGGGCGGAAGCTCCCGTGGATGACCCCCTGACGTGGGCGCTTGAGGACCCGCGGTGTATCGACTCCTCGGATGTGCGGGACATGCTCTGGCTGCGGATACTCGACGCCCCCGCGGCTCTGTCTGCACGGCACTATCCAATTGCCCGCCGTCTCGTCCTGGGCGTCAGGGATTCACTGGGCTTGGCGGGCGGCACCTGGGTTCTGGAGTCCGACGACGACGGTGCTGCTGCCGTCGTCGAGGCAGCACCCGGCGCGACGCCTGACCTGGACATGGACGTCACAGACCTCGGCTCGATATACCTCGGAGCCGTGTCGCCGGTTACGCTTGCTGCGGCTGGGCGGATCCATGAACACCGGCCAGGCGCTGCTTTTGAGGCTCAGCAGATGTTCGCCGTCGAGCGATCGGCTCATTGCCTCACGCACTTCTAG
- the polA gene encoding DNA polymerase I, whose translation MAFRAFYALPAENFATSSGQHTNAVHGFTSMLINLIRDQQPTHVAVAFDVSDDTTFRKAEYSEYKAGRNDTPNEFHGQIDLIDQVMGAWGIKTIKMPGYEADDILATLAAQGDAAGFEVLLVSGDRDTFQLINDNVLVLYPKQGVSNIPRLDAAAIEEKYFVSPSHYSDLAALVGESADNLPGVPGVGPKTAAKWINLYGGLEGILENIDSIGGKVGAALRDNLDSVKRNRRLNHLLRDLELPVGLAELAEPRPDRQAVEELFDTLEFRTLRTRLFALYGDDTAGAEPETIEAPEFATLTEAAALKAFFAAGSGMRSALAVQPVPGRIGEDAAALAVVRKGGAAYIELPALDAAAEAVVAHWLQDPEEAKVMHEFKAGLKALHNRGLGLEGVVDDTAISGYLIQPDRRSYELPELSQHHLKITLTTPAAQSGQLELELGGDDDAAATALVQQAAVVHTLSKHFEQELIERKADALLTTLELPVARVLAQMELTGIAVSMDRMNEQLADLAKVIDNAQEQAFAAIGHEVNLGSPKQLQTVLFEELGLPKTKKIKSGYTTDAASLKGLLEKTGHEFLVQLMAHRESSKLAQMVETLKKAVGEDGRIHTTYAQNVAATGRISSNNPNLQNIPVRSEEGRRVRGIFVVSEGYECLLSADYSQIEMRIMAHLSGDAGLIQAYKDGEDLHRFVGAHIFNVAPEEVTSAMRSKVKAMSYGLAYGLTSFGLSKQLEISVDEARTLMKDYFDRFGAVRDYLRGVVDQARVDGFTATIEGRRRYLPDLTSTDRQAREAAERIALNSPIQGSAADLIKRAMLGVAAELAGQGLKSRMLLQVHDELVLEVANGEREAVEKIVAEQMGSAAQLTVPLDVQIGVGSSWHDAGH comes from the coding sequence ATGGCTTTCCGGGCGTTCTACGCCCTGCCGGCGGAGAATTTCGCCACGTCGTCGGGGCAGCACACCAACGCCGTCCACGGCTTCACCTCCATGCTGATCAACCTCATCAGGGACCAGCAGCCCACACACGTGGCCGTTGCCTTCGACGTTTCGGATGACACCACATTCCGCAAGGCCGAGTACAGCGAGTACAAGGCCGGCCGCAACGATACTCCCAACGAGTTCCACGGCCAGATCGACCTCATCGACCAGGTCATGGGCGCCTGGGGCATCAAGACCATCAAGATGCCCGGCTACGAGGCTGATGACATCCTGGCAACGTTGGCGGCGCAGGGCGACGCCGCAGGCTTCGAGGTCCTCCTGGTCTCCGGCGACCGGGACACGTTCCAACTCATCAACGACAACGTTCTGGTGCTCTACCCCAAGCAGGGCGTCAGCAACATCCCGCGCCTGGATGCCGCCGCCATCGAAGAAAAATACTTCGTGTCGCCGTCGCATTACTCGGACCTGGCCGCACTGGTGGGGGAGTCCGCCGACAACCTGCCCGGGGTCCCCGGCGTCGGCCCCAAGACCGCCGCCAAGTGGATCAACCTCTACGGCGGGCTCGAGGGAATCCTGGAAAACATCGATTCCATCGGCGGCAAGGTCGGTGCCGCACTCCGGGACAACCTGGACAGCGTCAAGCGGAACCGCCGCCTGAACCACCTGCTGCGCGATCTTGAGCTCCCCGTGGGCCTGGCCGAGCTCGCCGAACCCCGGCCGGACCGCCAGGCCGTGGAAGAGCTCTTCGACACCCTCGAATTCAGGACGCTGCGCACCCGGCTCTTCGCCCTCTACGGGGACGACACCGCCGGTGCGGAACCGGAAACCATCGAGGCTCCGGAATTCGCCACGCTGACGGAGGCAGCCGCGCTGAAGGCCTTCTTCGCTGCGGGCTCGGGCATGCGCTCGGCCCTCGCCGTCCAGCCGGTGCCGGGACGGATCGGGGAAGACGCTGCGGCGCTGGCCGTGGTCCGCAAGGGCGGCGCCGCCTACATCGAGCTGCCGGCCCTGGATGCCGCCGCCGAGGCCGTCGTGGCCCACTGGCTGCAGGATCCCGAGGAAGCCAAGGTCATGCACGAGTTCAAGGCCGGGCTCAAGGCCCTCCACAACCGCGGTCTGGGCCTTGAAGGCGTGGTGGACGATACCGCCATTTCGGGCTACCTGATCCAGCCGGACCGGCGCAGCTACGAACTTCCCGAGCTCTCCCAGCACCACCTGAAGATCACGCTGACCACGCCGGCGGCCCAATCGGGCCAGCTGGAACTCGAACTCGGCGGCGACGACGATGCGGCGGCCACCGCGCTGGTCCAGCAGGCCGCCGTCGTGCACACCCTCAGCAAGCACTTCGAGCAGGAACTGATCGAGCGCAAGGCCGATGCCCTCCTGACCACCCTGGAACTGCCGGTGGCACGCGTCCTGGCCCAGATGGAACTCACCGGCATCGCGGTCTCCATGGACCGCATGAACGAGCAGCTCGCAGATCTCGCCAAGGTCATCGACAACGCCCAGGAACAGGCCTTCGCCGCCATCGGCCACGAGGTCAACCTCGGCTCGCCCAAGCAGCTGCAGACCGTGCTGTTCGAGGAACTGGGCCTGCCCAAGACCAAGAAGATCAAGTCCGGCTACACTACGGACGCCGCCTCGCTGAAGGGGCTGCTGGAGAAGACCGGGCACGAGTTCCTGGTCCAGCTCATGGCCCACCGCGAATCCTCCAAGCTGGCCCAGATGGTGGAGACGCTGAAGAAGGCCGTGGGCGAGGACGGGCGCATCCACACCACCTACGCCCAGAACGTGGCCGCCACCGGCCGCATTTCCTCCAACAACCCCAATCTGCAGAACATCCCGGTCCGCAGCGAGGAAGGCCGGCGCGTCCGGGGCATCTTCGTGGTCAGCGAGGGTTATGAATGCCTGTTGTCCGCCGACTACTCGCAGATTGAAATGCGCATCATGGCGCACCTGTCCGGCGATGCGGGCCTCATCCAGGCGTACAAGGACGGCGAGGACCTGCACCGCTTCGTCGGTGCGCACATCTTCAACGTGGCACCGGAAGAAGTCACCAGCGCCATGCGTTCCAAGGTCAAGGCGATGTCGTATGGCCTGGCCTACGGTCTGACGTCGTTCGGCCTGTCCAAGCAGCTGGAGATTTCCGTGGATGAGGCACGGACCCTCATGAAGGACTACTTCGACCGCTTCGGCGCCGTGCGGGACTACCTGCGCGGTGTGGTGGACCAGGCCCGCGTGGACGGCTTCACGGCCACCATCGAGGGACGCCGGCGCTACCTCCCGGACCTGACCAGCACGGACCGGCAGGCCCGCGAAGCTGCCGAACGCATCGCGCTCAATTCGCCGATCCAGGGATCGGCCGCGGACCTCATCAAGCGCGCAATGCTTGGCGTCGCCGCCGAGCTGGCCGGCCAAGGACTCAAGTCCCGCATGCTGCTGCAGGTCCATGACGAACTGGTCCTGGAAGTCGCCAACGGTGAACGGGAGGCCGTGGAGAAGATCGTTGCCGAGCAGATGGGCTCCGCCGCCCAGCTGACCGTCCCGCTCGACGTCCAGATCGGTGTCGGCTCCAGCTGGCACGACGCCGGTCACTAG
- a CDS encoding polysaccharide deacetylase family protein: MGDSKRRLLAGRRSVLLGTAGLASAALAACATTESVGQSTTSPASTALPSSAPAIPSAGPAAPPPPIEALSSQQAAAAQQSRAGNQAGAPPSNVSSGLAALPDKEQIIAEFGGLRPKEWGLHVTGVVNGSASRHAALTFDACGGPGGTGCGQQLLATLRSLNVPATLFMNQRWIQANPGLAAELAADPLFELANHGSQHRPLSVAGQAAYGIPGTAGVGAVYDEIMGNQPVLGQLTGKAARFFRPGTAFYDEVTAAITRRLGLLPVNFTINGDAGASYPAGAVAAEVGRTGAGDIVISHFNKPGSGTAAGYAKALPRLLDHGVTFAHLGDVLPL; encoded by the coding sequence ATGGGGGATTCCAAGCGGCGGCTGCTGGCCGGCCGGCGATCAGTGCTGCTTGGAACGGCGGGCCTTGCGTCCGCCGCCCTGGCGGCGTGCGCAACTACTGAAAGCGTGGGCCAATCCACAACGAGTCCGGCGTCAACTGCACTTCCTTCCAGCGCTCCTGCAATTCCTTCAGCAGGGCCGGCCGCGCCGCCGCCACCTATCGAGGCGCTGTCCAGCCAGCAGGCCGCCGCTGCCCAGCAGTCTAGGGCGGGAAACCAAGCGGGAGCACCGCCGTCGAACGTTTCGTCCGGACTCGCCGCGCTGCCGGACAAAGAGCAGATCATCGCCGAATTCGGGGGACTGCGGCCCAAGGAATGGGGGCTGCACGTCACGGGCGTCGTGAACGGTTCGGCCTCCCGCCATGCCGCGCTGACCTTTGATGCCTGCGGCGGGCCCGGCGGAACGGGCTGTGGTCAGCAACTCCTGGCAACCCTGCGGTCCCTGAACGTGCCCGCCACGCTGTTCATGAACCAGCGCTGGATCCAGGCCAACCCGGGGCTGGCCGCGGAGCTCGCGGCCGATCCGCTTTTCGAGCTGGCGAACCACGGCTCCCAGCACCGGCCCCTGTCCGTGGCCGGCCAGGCCGCCTACGGCATTCCCGGAACCGCCGGCGTCGGCGCCGTCTACGACGAGATCATGGGCAACCAGCCGGTCCTTGGACAGCTGACCGGCAAGGCGGCACGCTTTTTCCGCCCGGGCACGGCCTTCTATGACGAGGTGACGGCTGCCATCACGCGCAGGCTGGGACTGCTGCCGGTCAACTTCACCATCAACGGCGACGCCGGTGCCAGCTATCCTGCCGGAGCAGTCGCCGCCGAGGTGGGGCGGACCGGGGCGGGGGACATCGTGATCTCGCATTTCAACAAGCCCGGCAGCGGGACCGCGGCGGGATATGCCAAGGCCCTGCCACGGCTTCTGGACCACGGCGTGACGTTCGCCCACCTGGGTGATGTCCTGCCGCTTTGA
- a CDS encoding FAD-binding oxidoreductase, whose amino-acid sequence MDAAVHPLITERQISRLRSALRLPVAVPGEAPYAAQSRVWNAMINRRPSLIATCTDAAEVQTAVRFAREHQLEAAVRCGGHSLPGFGTSDGGMVISLAGLKDISVDPASRRVRVGGGCLLGEIDRRTQEFGLAVPAGVVSHTGIGGLALGGGVGLLMRRYGLTIDHLLSADVVTAEGRLLHTSADENAGLFWALRGGGGNFGIVTGFEFQAQEVRQDVLALLLAWPLEQVHEVFERYLDYAADAPRELTSLIFLFNVPRSDPYPAAMHGAPAVGLAGMWCGDIPDGLSAVLPLRDYGPPAVDLSGPRPFLFMQSMSDDEYPWGRRYYMKTGLMETLPRAAIELSVEAFANAPHPALEIDFHHLGGAISDVDGSATAFAHRTAQFAYDLPTSWDNSVDDQAMIEWTKRTAQALDAYVPGGSYLNVEADTGPEVSRRGWGANWQRLAAAKKQYDPTNFFHLNPNIDPGHGDGRG is encoded by the coding sequence ATGGACGCCGCCGTTCATCCCCTGATCACGGAACGACAGATCTCCCGGCTTCGTTCGGCCCTGCGGCTGCCCGTCGCAGTGCCCGGGGAGGCACCCTATGCCGCACAAAGCAGGGTCTGGAACGCGATGATCAACCGCCGGCCTTCACTCATCGCCACCTGCACGGACGCAGCGGAAGTCCAGACCGCGGTCCGCTTCGCGCGCGAGCACCAGCTTGAGGCGGCGGTACGCTGCGGCGGTCACAGCCTGCCCGGCTTCGGCACCAGCGACGGCGGGATGGTTATCTCACTGGCGGGACTGAAGGACATCAGCGTCGACCCTGCCTCCCGGAGGGTCCGGGTGGGAGGCGGCTGCCTTCTCGGGGAGATCGACCGGCGCACCCAGGAATTCGGTCTCGCTGTTCCGGCGGGAGTCGTCTCGCATACGGGCATCGGAGGCCTTGCCCTCGGCGGCGGCGTCGGGCTGCTCATGCGCCGGTACGGGCTGACGATCGACCATCTGCTTTCCGCCGACGTGGTGACCGCAGAGGGCCGCCTCCTGCACACATCAGCAGATGAGAACGCCGGGCTGTTCTGGGCGCTGCGCGGAGGCGGCGGCAACTTCGGCATTGTCACGGGCTTCGAGTTCCAGGCCCAGGAGGTACGCCAGGACGTGCTCGCCCTGCTGCTTGCCTGGCCTCTTGAGCAGGTCCACGAGGTATTTGAGCGCTACTTGGATTACGCTGCAGACGCGCCCCGCGAACTGACCTCACTGATCTTCCTGTTCAACGTCCCCCGGAGCGATCCGTACCCGGCGGCGATGCATGGAGCGCCCGCCGTCGGCCTGGCCGGCATGTGGTGCGGGGACATTCCTGACGGCTTGTCGGCCGTGCTGCCCCTGCGCGACTACGGGCCACCGGCGGTGGACCTCAGCGGCCCGCGGCCGTTCCTGTTCATGCAGTCCATGTCGGACGACGAATATCCGTGGGGCCGCCGCTACTACATGAAGACGGGCCTGATGGAAACATTGCCACGGGCCGCCATCGAGCTTTCGGTGGAGGCCTTCGCCAACGCACCCCACCCTGCCCTGGAGATCGATTTCCACCACTTGGGTGGAGCAATCAGTGACGTGGATGGTTCCGCCACAGCCTTCGCGCACAGGACTGCGCAGTTCGCCTACGACTTGCCCACCTCGTGGGACAACTCCGTGGACGACCAGGCCATGATCGAGTGGACGAAACGCACCGCCCAGGCCCTGGACGCGTACGTGCCGGGCGGCAGTTACCTCAACGTCGAAGCTGACACCGGGCCGGAGGTGAGCAGGCGCGGCTGGGGAGCGAACTGGCAGCGGCTTGCCGCCGCCAAAAAGCAGTACGACCCGACGAATTTCTTCCACCTCAACCCGAACATCGACCCCGGCCACGGCGACGGCCGCGGCTGA
- a CDS encoding hotdog fold thioesterase, protein MVDNFTPNPFVDELNQAGVPEELHGWLSRFGVGPLVVKMGIRFSELTAQRSVATMPVEGNTQVAGILHGGAHVVLAETLGSFASALHAGPGRHAVGIEVGATHHRSVFSGSVTGTCTAIHLGGTLATHEIVITDEQGRRLSTVRITNMIRDNRP, encoded by the coding sequence ATGGTAGACAATTTCACGCCGAACCCGTTCGTCGACGAGCTCAACCAGGCCGGCGTTCCCGAGGAACTGCACGGCTGGCTGTCCCGCTTCGGCGTAGGCCCGCTGGTGGTCAAGATGGGGATCCGGTTCTCGGAGCTCACTGCGCAGCGGAGCGTTGCCACCATGCCGGTGGAAGGCAACACCCAGGTGGCGGGCATCCTGCACGGCGGAGCCCATGTGGTGCTCGCCGAGACGCTCGGCTCCTTTGCTTCGGCCCTGCATGCCGGACCGGGACGCCATGCCGTGGGCATCGAGGTGGGCGCCACGCACCACCGCTCCGTCTTCAGCGGATCCGTGACCGGCACCTGCACCGCGATCCACCTGGGCGGCACGCTGGCCACCCACGAGATCGTGATCACCGACGAACAGGGCAGGCGGCTCTCCACGGTGCGGATCACCAACATGATCCGGGACAACCGCCCCTAG
- a CDS encoding GNAT family N-acetyltransferase, which yields MSQGEPTPDVRRLDVRLLDVTEEVLERLLDLALGDADPDEVTPPLGAGWNAERIEWFRKYHRDAMAGLDGTSQEKSWAIVTGGRIAGSIRLKRTGPGAVETGIWLGRSFRSQGFGGLALKLVAAEAASAGATVLEAATTPANRAAQALLRSAGAALSEQPGSVRARLGLLQPPVRRQAGLPAGMSQE from the coding sequence ATGTCACAAGGTGAGCCGACGCCGGACGTCCGGCGGCTGGACGTCAGACTGCTTGACGTGACCGAAGAGGTGCTGGAACGGCTGCTCGACCTCGCGCTCGGGGACGCGGACCCGGACGAGGTCACGCCGCCGTTGGGCGCCGGCTGGAATGCGGAACGGATCGAATGGTTCCGGAAGTACCACCGGGACGCCATGGCCGGCCTCGACGGCACATCGCAGGAGAAGAGCTGGGCCATCGTGACCGGGGGAAGGATCGCCGGTTCCATCAGGCTGAAGCGCACGGGACCCGGTGCCGTGGAAACCGGCATCTGGCTGGGCCGGAGTTTCCGGAGCCAAGGCTTCGGCGGCCTGGCCCTCAAGCTCGTGGCCGCCGAGGCCGCATCCGCCGGTGCCACCGTGCTGGAAGCGGCTACGACTCCCGCCAATCGGGCGGCCCAGGCGCTGCTGCGCTCGGCCGGCGCCGCACTTTCCGAGCAGCCCGGCTCAGTCCGCGCACGCCTTGGACTCCTGCAACCTCCGGTACGTCGTCAGGCCGGTCTTCCCGCCGGCATGTCGCAGGAATAG